From Oreochromis aureus strain Israel breed Guangdong linkage group 4, ZZ_aureus, whole genome shotgun sequence, a single genomic window includes:
- the LOC116325193 gene encoding protein FAM104A, translating into MLTESRKRQHSGGDEENGHLVPQAKRQTRAHPLSPEPGRDAWDSESSNSESSSSISSPERAAGSCVSQCAQGPYSPLSVGNSLEPMNPVSYLHINRILKEAHFQSLQNRGHLRDT; encoded by the exons ATGTTGACTGAAAGCAG GAAACGGCAGCACAGTGGTGGTGATGAGGAGAATGGCCACCTGGTGCCCCAAGCCAAAAGGCAGACCAGAGCACATCCCCTCTCTCCTGAGCCTGGCCGTGATGCCTGGGACTCTGAG TCATCCAACagtgagagcagcagcagcatcagcagtCCTGAACGTGCAGCTGGGAGCTGCGTCAGTCAGTGTGCTCAGGGCCCCTACAGTCCGCTTAGTGTGGGCAACTCTTTGGAGCCCATGAACCCAGTGTCCTACCTGCATATCAACCGCATCCTGAAGGAGGCCCACTTCCAGAGCCTTCAAAACCGAGGTCACCTGAGAGACACATGA